The nucleotide window acgaaaacattttttcccCCCTTAAAAATCTTTCCCTCTTCATTGCATACCTTTACAAAAGCTTACATGACAAATTTAAACAtaacctaaaataaatcttaatcaGCATACAAAAATTTCACACACATCAATCAATAAGATACGAGAAGACTATCTTACGTCACCGTAGCAAAACACTACATACCTATACATAACACAAGACTCTCAAGTCCCTAGACCAGACATTATTTCGCATTGAATCACCACATATTGTTCCAGAATTAATCCTGCAGCTATATTTACACGTTAGACTAACCACCTGCGTCCAGCTATAAAGTTAGACGTTAGCGAATCGATTAGACGGAAAGCTTATGACCTAAGATCTCGTACGTCATGTTCCTATGCTGTGTTACTAAGGTTTATGATGATGCTTTGAACAGTTTATAGGTAAATGGAACTCTTGGATTAGTTCTTCTTGGATTACAtggatctatactaatattacgaagctgaagagtttgtttgaacgcgctaatctcaggaacgaccggtttgaattgaaaaaatatttttgtgttgaatagaccatttatcgaaaaaggctttaggctatataacatcacgctacggccttTAGGAGCGGgatagcaatgaaaaatgttacaaaaacgggtaaaattatgacccatcctctcttatgtgacgcaagcgaaattgcgcgggtcagctagtttgacaTACACATCATCATCGATTAAAGTATGCAAGGGAACTTTTATGATTGAacaaatttggaaaaaaaatcttcGAAAGACTAAGtgaaaaattgcaaaaaattaAGACAAGCATGTCAAACTCGAAGACTTTTATAAGCCCGCACTGGTTTTAGATCTAGTTAAATGCTTGAAAAACGGGTCACAAAtggataaaaacaaaataataatgaaacagaATTTTcccaaaacaataacaaattaaaaaacggTCATGAAGAACTCGCtactataagaaaaaaatccATCAAATCAGAAAAATGATAACGGATCTGGcgaaaatatgaagttatttCATCTGCATAGTTTTTCCGCCTCACAAACTGCACGGCAGCTGCATAGTCAAAAATAAAGACATCAAACGATCATAaacttgtatgtttattattaaaagctttGTAGTGCAATAAAGTGACCTCATTTTTACTTCTATTATTTGAAGTGACGGAATCTTTGAGCCAGCTGATTCACGAACTAACCAGCATTCTTTGTAATTACATCATAAAGGTAAGCAGGGAATATGGAAATAGTTGATAGCTGTAACATGAAATAGCTGAGGTGCTGaaagagaatattatttttctcatcTCATCTCATCATCTcatcacatacatacaatgactcTTAAACTTAAGGAACTGTCGTTTGTTATTTGAACATGATTTTCATCTTATTCTAGGTGGAgcaatagtttatttaattatttatttacaggtaaattaattcattaatttatctttatttatagttGAGCTTATCTCAATTCTGTCAAAAcgaatattttaagaatttttttttctgatttaacactaaactaaaatagtccatcttgaaaaataaatctatcaaaTACCAGtcctactaaaatatttaatagactcctacaaaaatattctagcGTCGTCTTCGTGtgtgacaaaataatttaagaatatttaccGCCTGATTCACAATATAAATCTATTTGTAAAATACACGTGCACATTGcaccaataaaaaaatcgttaaaGAATCCCgagttacaaataaaactgcACTGTATGTCATAATAAACGATAACATTGCACCCGTTACCCCTACGACTGAGAAACTGTagcccgacaacttagtagagagtcttggctTGCATTTATCTGGATgttttaggtcaccacgccgttACTATTGCgtctggaggtcgtgggttcgaatcccacacggaacaattatttgtgcgatccacaaataacacTATGCAACACCAAAAAATTATCTGGGATCCCGAATGGTAATTCGTATTAAGCATACTTAGTGTAATACagaaaacacatttatatttatatatcacgTCACAAAAGAGAGGTAAGAAGAATCTTGATTGTTTCCTGTCTGCTTCACTTTTTTGTGgatagtcataaaaatatatcttttctgGGTACACAAGTCATCAAACGTTCAGATTACTCATTAATGATATGGGTTCAGTGAGTGATGAACATGGAGAAAGATTTCATCCAGAAATTGCAGAGTATGAGAAGCGTTATCAGGGTAGATGGGAACCAGCCACGCTTGCAGACTACTGTTGGAGCCTCCAGAGGGATACTGTGTCTACTGGTTACAAGAGGAAAGCCaatcgttaaaaaaaatgtttttttaatgtataataaaaatttaagtctctcctttatacaatttttttcaaaatcagtaAGCCTATCACTACTAAATCTGACgtgatgtaataattttatttatacacaccgAATAGTTTTAAGGTGATAAGTCATAATTGCATACTGTAAGTCaggtgaatatttttttttaaatttgttgcATAGtgtaattgtttcgggtctggttgtgtcCACAAATAGTTggaattatctttttaaataaataaataaaattaaaataatcctgTGTATCTTCgaaataaagtatttgttttaaataggcCACCGTCATCTGCTTAAGATTGCGGCCCATTGAGGTGTTAAATTTTAATCTTGTATAATCTATACCTGGATGCGTTCCTGGATGGATAGCCGAACGCAACAATAGACCAAGGAGACTGGAAATTCAAGGGGCCTTTGCTCTGCAGTAGGCTGAATGATGCTGAATTTCGTCCTAACGTAGATACaggctaattaaaaaataacctatGCCACCTACTTGGCATACAAAGCTCTCTAcgaagttgtcggactataactgaatttaaatatatacaagtaaaaataactgaataattACAGTCTCTTTGTTTATCCTATGTTGTTGATATAAAACGTTTGGAAGAAAGTTACACGGTTTAAAACGACTCCAgatatatacttttatttatagttttaagttCGCGTCTGTTATTCTCGAAGGTGTATTAAAATACACACACTTTAGTTAGTTACAATTTTGGACTCGTGTGATAGAGGGTGAGTCTATTGTCAAACTACGCACTACTATTAGAAATACATCAATAGAAAGTCATGCTGAGAGATATCGTGATCTGTTTGCGAATCGAATTTTGATGAGAAAAACATCATAGATTTTTAACGTAATTAAAAGTATCCTTTCAATATCTTTTGTATTTCTTCTTGTGAAGTAACACGAGTAACTTAAGCCGAAAATATTCTAATGGCAATTCAACCAGGTAGGTCGCAAGTGAGTAAATGGGAGTAACGTTGGTAAAGCGATTTATTAAGTGACTAGTTTTTTTTCTCgtctttttaatatacttacaggAAGGCACATAACCTAATCTCTACTACTAACAAAGTCTGACATACATTCACTTCACCCACCCACATCGGTTCAAGCTCTAACCTTTTAAACCACACATTTGTAAACGACAACTCAAATCGTGCCGACTTCGCCACGACCCTGTTTACACACTAACTAGTGTGTACATGAGTGACACGTCATGTAGATACATTGATTTAGGATCAAAGACTTAACGAACATGAACGACAAATATTAGACATTTTCTACAAGACTTTTAAGCCGTTACGTTTATAGTAGTGTGAGATCGCACCTGAATAGTAAACCATacctaatgcccggtttctgagtacatttagcggtaatttatcaatcaatagctttttttatacaagtttaaacgcttaaattgaattgataaactaccgctaaatgtacttcagaaaccgtgGGTAAATGAAGTCGATATTACTAGTTCTTACACTATTGTATCTGCCTACCATTCTTCAAAAAGCTCTGAATCTcgttaaagaaaaattataattagctCACCTTGCAATAACTGAATGGTAGCTTGGTACTCTGCTAACTTTTCATCCACGTAGCCTTCCTGCGACTGCTGGGCGATGATCTCCGCCGTCGAAGGTCCTCGCTCCTCCTCATCCTCCTCGTATATCATCGGCCGCGGCGGTGGAGGCGGCTCTAGCGGCACTCCCGCGTAATCGTACTCCCGAACCGGTTCGTATGGAGACGAGTAAAAGTACTCAGGACTTTGCCCCAACGTCGGAGACATTGGGTACGGAGAGATGGAGAAATGGGAGCTAGGTGATGGCGAATGCTGTCGTAATGTGTGAGGGGAGTGTAAAGGCCTGAACGGCCTCGGTGAAGGGTGAACTGGAGGGGGAGTCACTATAGCTGTGGAGTGCCTGGGCCCC belongs to Anticarsia gemmatalis isolate Benzon Research Colony breed Stoneville strain chromosome 9, ilAntGemm2 primary, whole genome shotgun sequence and includes:
- the LOC142975628 gene encoding uncharacterized protein LOC142975628 — encoded protein: MSQPPPGRGRARPPGPSSPLQYRPPSPWAPSPPPLISGPRHSTAIVTPPPVHPSPRPFRPLHSPHTLRQHSPSPSSHFSISPYPMSPTLGQSPEYFYSSPYEPVREYDYAGVPLEPPPPPRPMIYEEDEEERGPSTAEIIAQQSQEGYVDEKLAEYQATIQLLQGINIIFNFNIV